Proteins encoded by one window of Microcebus murinus isolate Inina chromosome 2, M.murinus_Inina_mat1.0, whole genome shotgun sequence:
- the POGZ gene encoding pogo transposable element with ZNF domain isoform X3, protein MADTDLFMECEEEELEPWQKISDVIEDSVVEDYNSVDKTTTAGNPLVQQGGQPLILTQNPAPGLGTMVTQPVLRPVQVMQNANHVTSSPVASQPIFITTQGFPVRNVRPVQNAMNQVGIVLNVQQGQTVRPITLVPAPGTQFVKPTVGVPQVFSQMTPVRPGSTMPVRPTTNTFTTVIPATLTIRSTVPQSQSQQTKSTPSTSTTPTATQPTSLGQLAVQPPGQSNQTTNPKLAPSFSSPPAVSIASFVTVKRPGVTGENSNEVAKLVNTLNTIPSLGQSPGPVVVSNNSSAHGSQRTSGPDSSMKVTSSIPVFDLQDGGRKICPRCNAQFRVTEALRGHMCYCCPEMVEYQKKGKSLDSEPSVPSAAKPASPEKTIPVASPPSSTPIPALSPPTKVPEPNENVGDAVQTKLIMLVDDFYYGRDGGKVAQLTNFPKVATSFRCPHCTKRLKNNIRFMNHMKHHVELDQQNGEVDGHTICQHCYRQFSTPFQLQCHLENVHSPYESTTKCKICEWAFESEPLFLQHMKDTHKPGEMPYVCQVCQYRSSLYSEVDVHFRMIHEDTRHLLCPYCLKVFKNGNAFQQHYMRHQKRNVYHCNKCRLQFLFAKDKIEHKLQHHKTFRKPKQLEGLKPGTKVTIRASRGQPRTVPVSSNDTPPSALQEATPLTSSTDPLPVFLYPPVQRNIQKRAVRKMSVMGRQTCLECSFEIPDFPNHFPTYVHCSLCRYSTCCSRAYANHMINNHVPRKSPKYLALFKNSVSGIKLACTSCSFVTSVGDAMAKHLVFNPSHRSSSILPRGFTWISHSRHGQTRDRVHDRNLKNMYPSSSFPPNKAATVKSAGATPAEPEELPTPIAQALPSPASTATPPPTPTHPQPSALPPAAEGAECLNVDDQDEGSPVTQEPEQASGLSSSGGVGKKEQLSVKKLRVVLFALCCNTEQAAEHFRNPQRRIRRWLRRFQASQGENLEGKYLSFEAEEKLAEWVLTQREQQLPVNEETLFQKATKIGRSLEGGFKISYEWAVRFMLRHHLTPHARRAVAHTLPKDVAENAGLFIEFVQRQIHNQDLPLSMIVAVDEISLFLDTEVLSSDDRKENALQTVGTGEPWCDVVLAILADGTVLPTLVFYRGQMDQPANVPDSILLEAKESGYSDDEIMELWSARVWQKHTACQHSKGMLVMDCHRTHLSEEVLAMLSASSTLPAVVPAGCSSKIQPLDVCIKRTVKNFLHKKWKEQAREMADTACDSDVLLQLVLVWLGEVLGVIGDCPELVQRSFLVASVLPGPDGNINSPTRNADMQEELIASLEEQLKLSGEQSEEPSASTPRPRSSPEETVEPESLHQLFEGESETESFYGFEEADLDLMEI, encoded by the exons ATGGCGGACACCGACCTGTTTATGGAGTGTGAGGAGGAGGAGTTAGAGCCGTGGCAGAAAATCAGTGATGTCATTGAGGACTCTGTAGTTGAAGATTATAATTCAGTGGATAAAACTACTACAG CTGGCAATCCTTTGGTCCAGCAAGGTGGACAGCCGCTTATCCTGACCCAGAATCCAGCCCCAGGTCTGGGCACAATGGTTACTCAACCGGTATTGAGGCCTGTCCAGGTCATGCAGAATGCCAATCATGTGACTAGTTCCCCTGTGGCCTCACAACCGATATTTATCACTACGCAG GGATTTCCTGTAAGGAATGTCCGGCCTGTACAAAATGCAATGAATCAAGTTGGGATTGTGCTGAACGTACAGCAAGGCCAAACGGTTAGACCAATTACATTAGTTCCAG CCCCAGGTACCCAGTTTGTTAAGCCGACAGTTGGAGTCCCACAAGTATTCTCTCAGATGACCCCAGTGAGGCCAGGCTCCACAATGCCTGTGAGGCCCACCACCAACACTTTCACCACTGTCATCCCAGCCACTCTCACCATTCGAAGCACCGTCCCACAGTCCCAGTCCCAGCAGACCAAGTCCACTCCCAGCACTTCCACCACCCCCACTGCCACACAGCCGACCTCTCTGGGGCAACTAGCTGTTCAGCCTCCAGGCCAGTCAAACCAGACCACGAATCCTAAGCTAG ctccctctttctcctctccaccTGCAGTGAGCATTGCCAGCTTTGTCACTGTGAAGCGACCTGGTGTTACAGGTGAAAATAGCAATGAAGTGGCCAAATTGGTGAATACCCTTAACACCATCCCTTCCCTGGGCCAGAGTCCAGGGCCAGTGGTGGTATCCAACAACAGCTCTGCCCATGGCTCTCAAAGAACCAGCGGACCTGATTCTTCAATGAAAG TGACCTCTTCCATCCCAGTGTTTGACCTCCAGGATGGTGGACGGAAAATATGTCCACGATGTAATGCTCAATTTCGTGTTACTGAAGCTCTGAGAGGTCACATGTGT TACTGTTGCCCAGAAATGGTTGAAtaccagaagaaaggaaagtcCCTGGATTCTGAACCCAGTGTCCCTTCAGCAGCAAAGCCCGCATCCCCTGAAAAAACAATTCCTGTTGCTTCCCCACCCTCTTCTACACCTATTCCTGCTCTGTCACCACCAACCAAAGTACCAGAGCCAAATGAGAATGTGGGTGATGCTGTCCAGACCAAGCTTATTATGCTGGTAGATGACTTCTACTATGGACGGGATGGTGGCAAAGTAGCCCAGCTCACAAACTTCCCTAAGGTCGCCACATCTTTCCGATGCCCACATTGTACCAAAAGGCTAAAAAACAATATTCG ATTCATGAACCATATGAAACACCACGTAGAACTCGATCAGCAGAATGGTGAGGTGGATGGTCATACTATCTGCCAACACTGTTATCGCCAGTTTTCCACTCCCTTCCAGCTCCAGTGCCACTTGGAAAATGTTCATAGTCCCTATGAATCTACTA cCAAGTGCAAGATCTGTGAGTGGGCATTTGAAAGTGAGCCACTGTTTCTCCAGCATATGAAGGATACTCATAAACCTGGAGAGATGCCTTATGTTTGCCAG GTGTGTCAATATCGCTCCTCACTCTACTCTGAGGTAGATGTCCATTTTCGGATGATCCATGAGGATACCCGGCATCTGCTCTGTCCTTATTGCCTGAAGGTCTTCAAAAATGGCAATGCATTCCAACAGCATTACATGAGGCACCAG AAGAGAAATGTTTATCACTGCAACAAATGCCGGCTGCAGTTTCTCTTTGCCAAGGACAAAATCGAACACAAGCTTCAGCACCATAAAACCTTCCGTAAACCCAAGCAGCTGGAAGGCTTGAAACCAGGCACCAAG GTGACAATCCGGGCTTCCCGAGGGCAGCCACGAACTGTTCCTGTATCGTCCAATGATACACCTCCCAGCGCCTTGCAGGAGGCAACACCACTGACCTCCTCAACGGATCCTCTGCCTGTCTTCCTTTATCCCCCTGTCCAGCGCAACATCCAGAAGAGAGCTGTTAGGAAAAT gaGTGTTATGGGCCGGCAGACATGTCTGGAGTGCAGCTTTGAGATCCCAGATTTTCCTAATCATTTCCCTACTTATGTACATTGCTCTCTGTGTCGCTACAGCACCTGTTGCTCTCGAGCTTATGCCAACCACATGATCAA CAATCATGTTCCACGGAAGAGCCCCAAGTATTTGGCCTTGTTTAAAAATTCTGTGAG TGGAATCAAACTAGCCTGCACTTCATGTTCCTTTGTTACCTCTGTGGGAGACGCCATGGCCAAGCATTTGGTATTCAACCCCTCTCACAGATCCAGCAGCATCCTGCCACGTG gATTCACTTGGATATCTCACTCAAG GCATGGCCAGACTCGTGACCGAGTGCATGACCGGAACTTGAAGAATATGTACCCGTCTTCTTCCTTCCCCCCTAACAAAGCTGCCACTGTGAAATCTGCGGGGGCCACCCCAGCTGAGCCTGAAGAGCTACCAACTCCCATAGCCCAGGCACTCCCATCACCAGCCTCAACTGCAACCCCACCACCAACGCCCACTCACCCACAACCTTCAGCCCTTCCACCCGCTGCAGAGGGTGCCGAATGTCTGAATGTTGATGACCAGGATGAAGGGAGCCCAGTTACCCAGGAACCTGAGCAAGCCTCAGGTCTCAGTAGTAGTGGTGGGGTTGGCAAGAAGGAGCAGCTGTCTGTGAAGAAGCTTCGAGTAGTACTATTTGCCCTGTGTTGCAATACAGAACAGGCAGCTGAACACTTCCGAAATCCCCAGCGACGTATCCGGCGTTGGCTTCGTCGCTTCCAGGCCTCCCAGGGGGAGAATCTAGAGGGGAAATATCTGAGCTTTGAGGCAGAAGAGAAACTGGCTGAGTGGGTGCTGACCCAACGAGAGCAGCAGCTACCTGTAAATGAAGAGACTTTGTTCCAGAAGGCCACCAAAATAGGACGTTCTTTGGAGGGGGGATTTAAGATTTCCTATGAGTGGGCTGTGCGTTTCATGCTGCGGCACCACCTCACTCCCCATGCTCGCCGAGCTGTGGCACACACCCTACCTAAGGATGTGGCAGAGAATGCAGGACTCTTCATTGAATTTGTACAGCGGCAGATTCATAACCAAGACTTACCTTTGTCTATGATTGTGGCTGTTGACGAGATCTCCTTGTTCCTGGATACAGAGGTGCTGAGCAGTGATGACCGGAAGGAGAATGCCCTGCAGACGGTGGGCACAGGGGAACCTTGGTGTGATGTAGTGCTGGCCATTCTGGCAGATGGCACTGTCCTTCCCACCCTAGTTTTCTACCGAGGACAAATGGATCAGCCTGCTAATGTGCCAGACTCCATATTGCTGGAGGCAAAGGAGAGTGGCTACAGCGATGATGAGATCATGGAGCTGTGGTCAGCCCGGGTGTGGCAGAAGCACACAGCTTGCCAGCACAGCAAAGGCATGCTTGTGATGGACTGTCATCGCACTCACTTGTCAGAAGAGGTACTGGCTATGCTTAGTGCCTCTAGCACTTTGCCTGCAGTGGTCCCAGCAGGCTGTAGCTCCAAAATTCAGCCATTAGATGTATGCATCAAACGAACTGTCAAGAACTTCCTGCACAAAAAATGGAAGGAGCAGGCACGGGAAATGGCAGATACTGCATGTGATTCTGATGTCCTGCTTCAGCTGGTGCTGGTCTGGCTGGGTGAAGTGCTGGGTGTCATTGGGGACTGTCCAGAGCTAGTTCAGAGGTCTTTCCTGGTGGCTAGTGTTCTGCCTGGCCCTGATGGCAACATTAACTCACCTACAAGAAATGCTGACATGCAGGAGGAGCTAATCGCCTCCCTAGAGGAGCAGCTGAAGCTGAGTGGGGAACAGTCTGAGGAGCCCTCAGCTTCCACTCCCCGACCCAGATCATCTCCCGAAGAGACAGTTGAGCCTGAAAGCCTTCACCAGCTCTTTGAGGGTGAAAGTGAGACCGAGTCTTTCTATGGCTTTGAAGAAGCTGACCTAGATCTGATGGAGATTTGA